The following coding sequences lie in one Pempheris klunzingeri isolate RE-2024b chromosome 13, fPemKlu1.hap1, whole genome shotgun sequence genomic window:
- the LOC139211756 gene encoding sorting nexin-14-like isoform X4, whose product MGCIRACLQKIRRRMKLDRFRELGRQYPVFCFLLLVLLLSTVLLNRYIHIIMVFWSFLAGVVTFYCSLGPESLLPNILVSIKPKTKSYQQELFPLGHSCAVCGKIKCKRHRPTLLLENYQPWLDLKVPSKVDTSLSEILELVLENFVYPWYRDITDDEAFVDELRETLRFFAAVLVRRTQKVDVASLITQKLLKVSMKHIEIISKARQKVKNAEFLQQAALEEYGPDLHVALRSRRDELLYLRKLTEMLFPYILPPKATDCRSLTLLIREVLAGSVFLPSMDYLADPDTVNHLLLIFIDNSPPEEATEPTSVLVPFLQKYSDIRNKKPSVLKLELKEIREQQDLLFRFMNFLKQEGAVHVLQFCLAVEEFNDKILCPELSDSEKMMLHEEVKKIYETYCLDESVDKIRFDPFIVEEIRNIAEGPYAEVVKLQTMRCLFEAYEHVLSLLENVFTPMFCHSDEYFRQLLRGAESPARNSRMSRNTSKRGESFGISRIGSKIKGVFKSTTMEGAMLPSYGLVEGEDDMVEEAMMVLEDDSPMEAASTPSTPRNLSAWNITIPYIDFYDDDVKRERIPVFCIDVERNDRKAVGHETEHWSVYRRYLEFYVLESKLTEFHGSFPDAQLPSKRIIGPKNYEFLTSKREEFQEYLQKLLQHPELSNSQLLADFLSPHSMESQFLDKMLPDVNLGKIIKSVPSKLIKEKGQHLEPFIQSFFNSCESPKPKPSRPELTILSPTSENDKKLFNDLFKNNANRSEMTEKRHNQNYFMEMITVDGLYDYLMYVGRVVFHIPDWLHHLLMGGRILFKNTLEAYTDYYLQYKLNQVVQEHRLVSLITLLRDTVFCESSLPRSAQDKQRRAKKTFEEMMAYIPEFLGKCIGEEARYEGIRLLFDGLQQPVLNKQLTYVLLDIAIQELFPELNKQVQKETSVMAPWM is encoded by the exons ATGGGATGCATCCGGGCTTGTCTGCAGAAAATAAGACGCAGGATGAAGTTAGACCGGTTTAGAGAGCTGGGACGACAGTATCCAGTCTTCTGCTTTCTGctgctggtcctgctgctgtccaCAGTGCTTCTGAACAG ATACATTCACATTATAATGGTGTTCTGGTCCTTCCTGGCTGGAGTCGTCACTTTCTACTGCTCTCTGGGGCCCGAGTCGCTGCTTCCCAACATCCTAGTCTCCATCAAACCAAAGACCAAG TCATACCAACAGGAGCTGTTCCCACTGGGCCACAGCTGTGCCGTTTGTGGAAAAATCAAATGCAAAAGGCACAG ACCAACTTTATTACTGGAAAACTATCAGCCATGGCTTGACCTGAAAGTTCCCTCCAAAGTAGACACTTCCCTTTCCGAG aTTCTGGAGCTGGTCCTGGAAAATTTTGTCTATCCTTGGTACAG AGACATCACAGATGATGAGGCGTTTGTTGACGAGTTGAGAGAGACTTTGCGCTTCTTTGCAGCTGTGTTGGTCCGCCGAACCCAGAAG GTGGACGTCGCATCCCTCATCACACAAAAACTTCTTAAAGTTTCCATGAAGCACATTGAAATAATTAGCAAAGCAAGACAGAAAG TAAAGAACGCAGAGTTTCTTCAACAAGCTGCCCTGGAGGAATACGGTCCTGACCTCCATGTAGCTCTTCGCAGTCGTAGAGACGAGCTCCTCTACCTCAGGAAACTGACTGAGATGCTCTTCCCCTACATCCTGCCCCCCAAAGCTACCGACTGCAG ATCTCTTACTCTCCTGATAAGAGAAGTCTTGGCTGGTTCTGTCTTCCTTCCTTCAATGGACTACTTGGCTGATCCT GACACAGTGAATCATTTACTTTTGATATTCATCGACAACTCCCCT CCTGAAGAAGCCACAGAGCCCACTTCAGTGTTGGTTCCTTTCCTGCAAAAGTACTCGGATATTCGAAACAAAAAGCCCTCT GTGCTGAAGCTGGAGCTGAAGGAAATCAGAGAACAACAAGACCTTCTCTTCCGTTTCATGAACTTCCTGAAGCAAGAAGGGGCTGTCCATGTGCTCCAGTTCTGCCTCGCAGTCG AAGAATTCAACGATAAGATACTGTGCCCAGAGCTGTCTGACTCAGAGAAGATGATGCTTcatgaggaggtgaagaagatcTATGAGACCTACTGCTTGGACGAGAGCGTTGACAAGATCCGCTTCGACCCCTTTATAGTGGAAGAGATACGCAACA TTGCAGAGGGCCCGTATGCAGAGGTGGTGAAACTACAGACCATGAGGTGTTTGTTTGAAGCCTATGAGCACGTCCTGTCCCTGCTGGAGAACGTTTTCACCCCCATGTTTTGTCACAGCGATGAG TACTTCCGCCAGCTTCTGAGAGGGGCTGAGTCCCCTGCCAGGAATTCCAGGATGAGCAG GAACACGTCAAAGAGGGGTGAGTCCTTTGGGATCAGCCGCATTGGCAGTAAGATCAAAGGAGTGTTCAAGAGCACAACCATGGAGGGAGCCATGCTGCCATCCTATGGCCTGGTGGAGGGAGAAGATGATATG GTGGAGGAGGCCATGATGGTGCTGGAGGATGACTCCCCCATGGAGGCAGCTTCCACTCCCAGCACTCCCCGAAACCTCTCAGCCTGGAACATCACCATCCCATACATTGATTTCTATGACGATGATGTGAAGAGGGAAAGGATCCCCGTGTTCTGCATCGATGTAGAGCGCAACGACCGGAAGGCTG ttgGACATGAGACTGAGCACTGGTCTGTGTACAGAAGATATCTGGAGTTCTACGTCCTTGAATCAAAGCTCACTGAATTTCATG GCTCATTTCCAGATGCACAGTTGCCCTCAAAGAGAATCATCGGCCCCAAGAATTACGAGTTCCTCACATCAAAGCGGGAGGAGTTCCAGGAGTACCTTCAG AAACTTCTGCAGCACCCGGAGCTGAGCAACAGCCAGCTCCTTGCCGACTTCCTGTCTCCTCATAGTATGGAGTCTCAGTTCCTGGACAAGATGTTACCTGACGTGAACCTGG GGAAAATCATTAAGTCTGTTCCCAGCAAACTGATAAAAGAG AAAGGACAGCATCTGGAGCCTTTCATCCAGTCCTTCTTCAACTCCTGTGAGTCTCCCAAACCCAAACCCAGCCGTCCTGAGCTCACTATCCTGAGCCCCACCtcggaaaatgataaaaag CTCTTCAATGACCTCTTCAAAAACAACGCCAACCGATCAGAGATGACTGAGAAGAGACACAATCAGAATTACTTCATGGAAATGATCACTGTGGACGGGTTGTATGACTACTTAATGTATGTGG GCCGAGTCGTCTTCCACATCCCCGACTGGCTGCACCACCTGCTAATGGGCGGCAGGATCCTGTTCAAGAACACTCTTGAAGCCTACACAGATTACTACCTTCAGTACAAACTGAACCAGGTGGTCCAGGAGCACCGGCTAGTGTCACTCATCACCCTGCTCAGAG ACACAGTTTTCTGTGAGAGCAGTCTGCCCCGCTCGGCTCAAGACAAGCAGAGGAGGGCGAAGAAGACGTTTGAGGAGATGATGGCGTACATTCCAG AGTTTCTGGGGAAATGTATCGGAGAAGAGGCCAGGTATGAAGGAATACGTCTCCTCTTCGATGGACTGCAACAGCCCGTTCTCAACAAGCAG CTGACATATGTGCTGTTGGACATCGCCATTCAAGAACTTTTCCCTGAGCTGAACAAG cagGTACAGAAGGAAACCTCTGTGATGGCTCCATGGATGTAA
- the LOC139211756 gene encoding sorting nexin-14-like isoform X2 yields the protein MGCIRACLQKIRRRMKLDRFRELGRQYPVFCFLLLVLLLSTVLLNRYIHIIMVFWSFLAGVVTFYCSLGPESLLPNILVSIKPKTKSYQQELFPLGHSCAVCGKIKCKRHRPTLLLENYQPWLDLKVPSKVDTSLSEILELVLENFVYPWYRDITDDEAFVDELRETLRFFAAVLVRRTQKVDVASLITQKLLKVSMKHIEIISKARQKVKNAEFLQQAALEEYGPDLHVALRSRRDELLYLRKLTEMLFPYILPPKATDCRSLTLLIREVLAGSVFLPSMDYLADPDTVNHLLLIFIDNSPPEEATEPTSVLVPFLQKYSDIRNKKPSVLKLELKEIREQQDLLFRFMNFLKQEGAVHVLQFCLAVEEFNDKILCPELSDSEKMMLHEEVKKIYETYCLDESVDKIRFDPFIVEEIRNIAEGPYAEVVKLQTMRCLFEAYEHVLSLLENVFTPMFCHSDEYFRQLLRGAESPARNSRMSRNSLSLDDIRSWDWSPESPSSLFTASGSSSPASFNSLHAQSTFTTFPYGSLSHRHSSPKNTSKRGESFGISRIGSKIKGVFKSTTMEGAMLPSYGLVEGEDDMVEEAMMVLEDDSPMEAASTPSTPRNLSAWNITIPYIDFYDDDVKRERIPVFCIDVERNDRKAVGHETEHWSVYRRYLEFYVLESKLTEFHGSFPDAQLPSKRIIGPKNYEFLTSKREEFQEYLQKLLQHPELSNSQLLADFLSPHSMESQFLDKMLPDVNLGKIIKSVPSKLIKEKGQHLEPFIQSFFNSCESPKPKPSRPELTILSPTSENDKKLFNDLFKNNANRSEMTEKRHNQNYFMEMITVDGLYDYLMYVGRVVFHIPDWLHHLLMGGRILFKNTLEAYTDYYLQYKLNQVVQEHRLVSLITLLRDTVFCESSLPRSAQDKQRRAKKTFEEMMAYIPEFLGKCIGEEARYEGIRLLFDGLQQPVLNKQLTYVLLDIAIQELFPELNKVQKETSVMAPWM from the exons ATGGGATGCATCCGGGCTTGTCTGCAGAAAATAAGACGCAGGATGAAGTTAGACCGGTTTAGAGAGCTGGGACGACAGTATCCAGTCTTCTGCTTTCTGctgctggtcctgctgctgtccaCAGTGCTTCTGAACAG ATACATTCACATTATAATGGTGTTCTGGTCCTTCCTGGCTGGAGTCGTCACTTTCTACTGCTCTCTGGGGCCCGAGTCGCTGCTTCCCAACATCCTAGTCTCCATCAAACCAAAGACCAAG TCATACCAACAGGAGCTGTTCCCACTGGGCCACAGCTGTGCCGTTTGTGGAAAAATCAAATGCAAAAGGCACAG ACCAACTTTATTACTGGAAAACTATCAGCCATGGCTTGACCTGAAAGTTCCCTCCAAAGTAGACACTTCCCTTTCCGAG aTTCTGGAGCTGGTCCTGGAAAATTTTGTCTATCCTTGGTACAG AGACATCACAGATGATGAGGCGTTTGTTGACGAGTTGAGAGAGACTTTGCGCTTCTTTGCAGCTGTGTTGGTCCGCCGAACCCAGAAG GTGGACGTCGCATCCCTCATCACACAAAAACTTCTTAAAGTTTCCATGAAGCACATTGAAATAATTAGCAAAGCAAGACAGAAAG TAAAGAACGCAGAGTTTCTTCAACAAGCTGCCCTGGAGGAATACGGTCCTGACCTCCATGTAGCTCTTCGCAGTCGTAGAGACGAGCTCCTCTACCTCAGGAAACTGACTGAGATGCTCTTCCCCTACATCCTGCCCCCCAAAGCTACCGACTGCAG ATCTCTTACTCTCCTGATAAGAGAAGTCTTGGCTGGTTCTGTCTTCCTTCCTTCAATGGACTACTTGGCTGATCCT GACACAGTGAATCATTTACTTTTGATATTCATCGACAACTCCCCT CCTGAAGAAGCCACAGAGCCCACTTCAGTGTTGGTTCCTTTCCTGCAAAAGTACTCGGATATTCGAAACAAAAAGCCCTCT GTGCTGAAGCTGGAGCTGAAGGAAATCAGAGAACAACAAGACCTTCTCTTCCGTTTCATGAACTTCCTGAAGCAAGAAGGGGCTGTCCATGTGCTCCAGTTCTGCCTCGCAGTCG AAGAATTCAACGATAAGATACTGTGCCCAGAGCTGTCTGACTCAGAGAAGATGATGCTTcatgaggaggtgaagaagatcTATGAGACCTACTGCTTGGACGAGAGCGTTGACAAGATCCGCTTCGACCCCTTTATAGTGGAAGAGATACGCAACA TTGCAGAGGGCCCGTATGCAGAGGTGGTGAAACTACAGACCATGAGGTGTTTGTTTGAAGCCTATGAGCACGTCCTGTCCCTGCTGGAGAACGTTTTCACCCCCATGTTTTGTCACAGCGATGAG TACTTCCGCCAGCTTCTGAGAGGGGCTGAGTCCCCTGCCAGGAATTCCAGGATGAGCAG AAATAGCCTCAGTCTGGATGACATTCG TTCCTGGGACTGGAGCCCCGAGTCCCCATCCTCACTGTTCACCGCCTCTGGCAGCTCTTCACCTGCATCTTTTAACTCCCTCCATGCCCAGTCCACGTTCACAACTTTCCCATACGGCTCGCTATCCCACCGCCACTCATCACCCAA GAACACGTCAAAGAGGGGTGAGTCCTTTGGGATCAGCCGCATTGGCAGTAAGATCAAAGGAGTGTTCAAGAGCACAACCATGGAGGGAGCCATGCTGCCATCCTATGGCCTGGTGGAGGGAGAAGATGATATG GTGGAGGAGGCCATGATGGTGCTGGAGGATGACTCCCCCATGGAGGCAGCTTCCACTCCCAGCACTCCCCGAAACCTCTCAGCCTGGAACATCACCATCCCATACATTGATTTCTATGACGATGATGTGAAGAGGGAAAGGATCCCCGTGTTCTGCATCGATGTAGAGCGCAACGACCGGAAGGCTG ttgGACATGAGACTGAGCACTGGTCTGTGTACAGAAGATATCTGGAGTTCTACGTCCTTGAATCAAAGCTCACTGAATTTCATG GCTCATTTCCAGATGCACAGTTGCCCTCAAAGAGAATCATCGGCCCCAAGAATTACGAGTTCCTCACATCAAAGCGGGAGGAGTTCCAGGAGTACCTTCAG AAACTTCTGCAGCACCCGGAGCTGAGCAACAGCCAGCTCCTTGCCGACTTCCTGTCTCCTCATAGTATGGAGTCTCAGTTCCTGGACAAGATGTTACCTGACGTGAACCTGG GGAAAATCATTAAGTCTGTTCCCAGCAAACTGATAAAAGAG AAAGGACAGCATCTGGAGCCTTTCATCCAGTCCTTCTTCAACTCCTGTGAGTCTCCCAAACCCAAACCCAGCCGTCCTGAGCTCACTATCCTGAGCCCCACCtcggaaaatgataaaaag CTCTTCAATGACCTCTTCAAAAACAACGCCAACCGATCAGAGATGACTGAGAAGAGACACAATCAGAATTACTTCATGGAAATGATCACTGTGGACGGGTTGTATGACTACTTAATGTATGTGG GCCGAGTCGTCTTCCACATCCCCGACTGGCTGCACCACCTGCTAATGGGCGGCAGGATCCTGTTCAAGAACACTCTTGAAGCCTACACAGATTACTACCTTCAGTACAAACTGAACCAGGTGGTCCAGGAGCACCGGCTAGTGTCACTCATCACCCTGCTCAGAG ACACAGTTTTCTGTGAGAGCAGTCTGCCCCGCTCGGCTCAAGACAAGCAGAGGAGGGCGAAGAAGACGTTTGAGGAGATGATGGCGTACATTCCAG AGTTTCTGGGGAAATGTATCGGAGAAGAGGCCAGGTATGAAGGAATACGTCTCCTCTTCGATGGACTGCAACAGCCCGTTCTCAACAAGCAG CTGACATATGTGCTGTTGGACATCGCCATTCAAGAACTTTTCCCTGAGCTGAACAAG GTACAGAAGGAAACCTCTGTGATGGCTCCATGGATGTAA
- the LOC139211756 gene encoding sorting nexin-14-like isoform X3 → MGCIRACLQKIRRRMKLDRFRELGRQYPVFCFLLLVLLLSTVLLNRYIHIIMVFWSFLAGVVTFYCSLGPESLLPNILVSIKPKTKSYQQELFPLGHSCAVCGKIKCKRHRPTLLLENYQPWLDLKVPSKVDTSLSEILELVLENFVYPWYRDITDDEAFVDELRETLRFFAAVLVRRTQKVDVASLITQKLLKVSMKHIEIISKARQKVKNAEFLQQAALEEYGPDLHVALRSRRDELLYLRKLTEMLFPYILPPKATDCRSLTLLIREVLAGSVFLPSMDYLADPDTVNHLLLIFIDNSPPEEATEPTSVLVPFLQKYSDIRNKKPSVLKLELKEIREQQDLLFRFMNFLKQEGAVHVLQFCLAVEEFNDKILCPELSDSEKMMLHEEVKKIYETYCLDESVDKIRFDPFIVEEIRNIAEGPYAEVVKLQTMRCLFEAYEHVLSLLENVFTPMFCHSDEYFRQLLRGAESPARNSRMSRNSLSLDDIRNTSKRGESFGISRIGSKIKGVFKSTTMEGAMLPSYGLVEGEDDMVEEAMMVLEDDSPMEAASTPSTPRNLSAWNITIPYIDFYDDDVKRERIPVFCIDVERNDRKAVGHETEHWSVYRRYLEFYVLESKLTEFHGSFPDAQLPSKRIIGPKNYEFLTSKREEFQEYLQKLLQHPELSNSQLLADFLSPHSMESQFLDKMLPDVNLGKIIKSVPSKLIKEKGQHLEPFIQSFFNSCESPKPKPSRPELTILSPTSENDKKLFNDLFKNNANRSEMTEKRHNQNYFMEMITVDGLYDYLMYVGRVVFHIPDWLHHLLMGGRILFKNTLEAYTDYYLQYKLNQVVQEHRLVSLITLLRDTVFCESSLPRSAQDKQRRAKKTFEEMMAYIPEFLGKCIGEEARYEGIRLLFDGLQQPVLNKQLTYVLLDIAIQELFPELNKQVQKETSVMAPWM, encoded by the exons ATGGGATGCATCCGGGCTTGTCTGCAGAAAATAAGACGCAGGATGAAGTTAGACCGGTTTAGAGAGCTGGGACGACAGTATCCAGTCTTCTGCTTTCTGctgctggtcctgctgctgtccaCAGTGCTTCTGAACAG ATACATTCACATTATAATGGTGTTCTGGTCCTTCCTGGCTGGAGTCGTCACTTTCTACTGCTCTCTGGGGCCCGAGTCGCTGCTTCCCAACATCCTAGTCTCCATCAAACCAAAGACCAAG TCATACCAACAGGAGCTGTTCCCACTGGGCCACAGCTGTGCCGTTTGTGGAAAAATCAAATGCAAAAGGCACAG ACCAACTTTATTACTGGAAAACTATCAGCCATGGCTTGACCTGAAAGTTCCCTCCAAAGTAGACACTTCCCTTTCCGAG aTTCTGGAGCTGGTCCTGGAAAATTTTGTCTATCCTTGGTACAG AGACATCACAGATGATGAGGCGTTTGTTGACGAGTTGAGAGAGACTTTGCGCTTCTTTGCAGCTGTGTTGGTCCGCCGAACCCAGAAG GTGGACGTCGCATCCCTCATCACACAAAAACTTCTTAAAGTTTCCATGAAGCACATTGAAATAATTAGCAAAGCAAGACAGAAAG TAAAGAACGCAGAGTTTCTTCAACAAGCTGCCCTGGAGGAATACGGTCCTGACCTCCATGTAGCTCTTCGCAGTCGTAGAGACGAGCTCCTCTACCTCAGGAAACTGACTGAGATGCTCTTCCCCTACATCCTGCCCCCCAAAGCTACCGACTGCAG ATCTCTTACTCTCCTGATAAGAGAAGTCTTGGCTGGTTCTGTCTTCCTTCCTTCAATGGACTACTTGGCTGATCCT GACACAGTGAATCATTTACTTTTGATATTCATCGACAACTCCCCT CCTGAAGAAGCCACAGAGCCCACTTCAGTGTTGGTTCCTTTCCTGCAAAAGTACTCGGATATTCGAAACAAAAAGCCCTCT GTGCTGAAGCTGGAGCTGAAGGAAATCAGAGAACAACAAGACCTTCTCTTCCGTTTCATGAACTTCCTGAAGCAAGAAGGGGCTGTCCATGTGCTCCAGTTCTGCCTCGCAGTCG AAGAATTCAACGATAAGATACTGTGCCCAGAGCTGTCTGACTCAGAGAAGATGATGCTTcatgaggaggtgaagaagatcTATGAGACCTACTGCTTGGACGAGAGCGTTGACAAGATCCGCTTCGACCCCTTTATAGTGGAAGAGATACGCAACA TTGCAGAGGGCCCGTATGCAGAGGTGGTGAAACTACAGACCATGAGGTGTTTGTTTGAAGCCTATGAGCACGTCCTGTCCCTGCTGGAGAACGTTTTCACCCCCATGTTTTGTCACAGCGATGAG TACTTCCGCCAGCTTCTGAGAGGGGCTGAGTCCCCTGCCAGGAATTCCAGGATGAGCAG AAATAGCCTCAGTCTGGATGACATTCG GAACACGTCAAAGAGGGGTGAGTCCTTTGGGATCAGCCGCATTGGCAGTAAGATCAAAGGAGTGTTCAAGAGCACAACCATGGAGGGAGCCATGCTGCCATCCTATGGCCTGGTGGAGGGAGAAGATGATATG GTGGAGGAGGCCATGATGGTGCTGGAGGATGACTCCCCCATGGAGGCAGCTTCCACTCCCAGCACTCCCCGAAACCTCTCAGCCTGGAACATCACCATCCCATACATTGATTTCTATGACGATGATGTGAAGAGGGAAAGGATCCCCGTGTTCTGCATCGATGTAGAGCGCAACGACCGGAAGGCTG ttgGACATGAGACTGAGCACTGGTCTGTGTACAGAAGATATCTGGAGTTCTACGTCCTTGAATCAAAGCTCACTGAATTTCATG GCTCATTTCCAGATGCACAGTTGCCCTCAAAGAGAATCATCGGCCCCAAGAATTACGAGTTCCTCACATCAAAGCGGGAGGAGTTCCAGGAGTACCTTCAG AAACTTCTGCAGCACCCGGAGCTGAGCAACAGCCAGCTCCTTGCCGACTTCCTGTCTCCTCATAGTATGGAGTCTCAGTTCCTGGACAAGATGTTACCTGACGTGAACCTGG GGAAAATCATTAAGTCTGTTCCCAGCAAACTGATAAAAGAG AAAGGACAGCATCTGGAGCCTTTCATCCAGTCCTTCTTCAACTCCTGTGAGTCTCCCAAACCCAAACCCAGCCGTCCTGAGCTCACTATCCTGAGCCCCACCtcggaaaatgataaaaag CTCTTCAATGACCTCTTCAAAAACAACGCCAACCGATCAGAGATGACTGAGAAGAGACACAATCAGAATTACTTCATGGAAATGATCACTGTGGACGGGTTGTATGACTACTTAATGTATGTGG GCCGAGTCGTCTTCCACATCCCCGACTGGCTGCACCACCTGCTAATGGGCGGCAGGATCCTGTTCAAGAACACTCTTGAAGCCTACACAGATTACTACCTTCAGTACAAACTGAACCAGGTGGTCCAGGAGCACCGGCTAGTGTCACTCATCACCCTGCTCAGAG ACACAGTTTTCTGTGAGAGCAGTCTGCCCCGCTCGGCTCAAGACAAGCAGAGGAGGGCGAAGAAGACGTTTGAGGAGATGATGGCGTACATTCCAG AGTTTCTGGGGAAATGTATCGGAGAAGAGGCCAGGTATGAAGGAATACGTCTCCTCTTCGATGGACTGCAACAGCCCGTTCTCAACAAGCAG CTGACATATGTGCTGTTGGACATCGCCATTCAAGAACTTTTCCCTGAGCTGAACAAG cagGTACAGAAGGAAACCTCTGTGATGGCTCCATGGATGTAA